Proteins encoded in a region of the Phacochoerus africanus isolate WHEZ1 chromosome 8, ROS_Pafr_v1, whole genome shotgun sequence genome:
- the RABAC1 gene encoding prenylated Rab acceptor protein 1 encodes MAAEKDQQKDAEAEGLSATTLLPKLIPSGAGREWLERRRATIRPWGSFVDQRRFSRPRNLGELCQRLVRNVEYYQSNYVFVFLGLILYCVVTSPMLLVALAVFFGACYILYLRTLQSKFVLFGREVSPAHQYALAGGVSFPFFWLAGAGSAVFWVLGATLVVIGSHAAFHQIEAVDGEELQMEPV; translated from the exons ATGGCGGCCGAGAAGGACCAGCAGAAGGATGCCGAGGCGGAAGGGCTGAGCGCCAC GACCCTGCTGCCGAAACTGATTCCCTCTGGCGCGGGCCGTGAGTGGCTGGAGCGGCGCCGTGCTACCATCCGCCCCTGGGGCTCCTTCGTGGACCAGCGGCGTTTTTCGCGTCCCCGCAACCTGGGCGAGCTTTGCCAGCGCCTCGTACGCAACGTGGAGTACTACCAGAGCAACTATGTGTTTGTGTTCCTGGGCCTCATCCTGTACTGCGT GGTAACATCGCCCATGCTGCTGGTAGCTCTGGCTGTCTTCTTTGGCGCCTGTTACATCCTCTATCTGCGCACGTTGCAGTCCAAGTTTGTGCTGTTTG GCCGAGAGGTGAGCCCCGCCCATCAGTATGCCCTGGCTGGGGGcgtctcctttcccttcttctgGCTGGCTGGCGCGGGCTCCGCCGTCTTCTGGGTCCTAG GAGCCACCCTCGTGGTCATCGGCTCCCACGCCGCCTTCCACCAGATAGAGGCTGTGGACGGGGAGGAGCTGCAGATGGAACCTGTGTGA